From Nerophis lumbriciformis linkage group LG11, RoL_Nlum_v2.1, whole genome shotgun sequence, one genomic window encodes:
- the neurl2 gene encoding neuralized-like protein 2, giving the protein MPIQGCLHQYQCLRVKAQQEMEPFPDQFMEFHPIHGTNVQLNPLSTQATRVESFANGVCFSKHPLKPGEIFLIEIEDKELGWCGHLRIGLTAKDPMSLEVVPEYSIPELTDQGDSWVFAITRNHNKIVEEVDEGEGGQDPAGGHRLGQGEEENEGDTNNKPKTFFTDSHLYIENVRIPRDKLVGRSRPGRYSHILDDLYKTNALPPTARRSRIGVLYVSKGPHLADMHIVINGEDMGASARGIPTTEPIYAVVDVFAATKCVRIVQVEYGFSSLQTLCRKAIQKHIVHRMAIDWLALPEALKHYCKYE; this is encoded by the exons CAAGGTTGTTTACATCAATATCAGTGTCTAAGAGTCAAGGCCCAACAAGAAATGGAACCTTTTCCCGACCAGTTCATGGAGTTCCACCCTATCCACGGAACCAACGTGCAACTGAACCCCTTGTCCACGCAGGCCACGCGGGTCGAAAGCTTCGCCAATGGAGTATGCTTCAGCAAACACCCCCTCAAGCCAGGGGAGATATTCCTCATAGAGATCGAGGACAAGGAGCTCGGCTGGTGTGGCCACCTCCGGATCGGCCTGACCGCCAAGGACCCCATGAGCTTGGAGGTGGTTCCTGAATACTCTATACCGGAATTGACAGACCAGGGCGACAGCTGGGTTTTCGCTATCACTCGCAACCACAATAAAATCGTGGAGGAGGTCGACGAGGGAGAAGGTGGGCAGGATCCCGCGGGGGGTCACAGACTGGGTCAGGGGGAGGAGGAAAATGAAGGTGACACAAACAACAAACCAAAAACTTTTTTCACTGACTCTCATTTGTACATTGAGAACGTCCGGATCCCCAGAGACAAGCTGGTTGGCCGCAGCCGACCTGGACGTTACAGCCACATTCTGGACGACTTGTACAAGACTAATGCGCTTCCGCCGACAGCCAGACGTAGCCGGATAGGAGTTCTGTATGTATCCAAAGGCCCACATCTAGCTGACATGCACATTGTCATTAACGGGGAGGACATGGGGGCTTCTGCGAGAGGCATCCCCACCACGGAGCCCATTTATGCCGTAGTGGACGTATTTGCTGCTACTAAGTGTGTCAGGATTGTGCAGGTGGAGTATGGAT TCTCGTCCTTGCAGACACTGTGCAGAAAGGCCATCCAGAAACACATCGTCCACAGAATGGCCATTGACTGGTTGGCGCTGCCAGAAGCATTAAAGCACTACTGCAAGTATGAGTGA
- the msrb1b gene encoding methionine-R-sulfoxide reductase B1b yields the protein MSFCRFFGGEVYKDHFKPGVYVCSNCNHPLFSSRSKFAHSSPWPAFTETIREDSVTKLMETLTAFKVLCGKCGQGLGHEFFNGGPEEGVSRFUIFSHSLKFVPSKGKDKQ from the exons ATGTCTTTCTGTCGTTTTTTCGGCGGTGAGGTCTACAAGGATCACTTTAAACCAG GTGTGTACGTGTGCTCCAACTGTAACCATCCACTGTTCTCAAGTCGGTCCAAGTTTGCCCACTCATCCCCATGGCCCGCTTTCACGGAGACCATCAGGGAGGACAGTGTGACCAAGTTGATGGAGACGCTCACAGCCTTTAAG GTTCTGTGTGGCAAGTGCGGCCAAGGCCTGGGTCATGAATTTTTTAACGGCGGGCCCGAGGAGGGCGTGTCACGATTTTGAATATTCAGTCACTCGCTCAAGTTTGTCCCCAGCAAAG GCAAGGACAAGCAATAA